In Etheostoma spectabile isolate EspeVRDwgs_2016 chromosome 20, UIUC_Espe_1.0, whole genome shotgun sequence, the following are encoded in one genomic region:
- the LOC116669793 gene encoding uncharacterized protein LOC116669793: MIGHKLRPIQRKTELRVFAKPIVDTGQTLLRCHVTTTDKSVSSVHLIGNGASRASWIRVTGPLPAEDGSVILRLTADISQNRDHHTYGCTVQTGSHNTTVFWDGKTIDGRNLLDNLGVFWIILLVFLGVICAVLTSTGVFRAIRCLHKYVKPKSSPPPRADPHLAEQFTRIMESVASPDLQSVIFSVTQGREGHGESHEQWEVRVMLKDQSYYDPEFFAKKIVGAQR, from the exons ATGATCGGACACAAATTAAGACCAATACAGCGGAAAACAG AGCTACGTGTTTTTGCCAAGCCCATTGTGGACACAGGCCAGACACTGCTGAGGTGTCATGTGACCACCACTGACAAATCAGTGAGCTCGGTGCATCTGATTGGAAACGGGGCTTCCAGGGCCAGTTGGATCAGGGTAACTGGACCGCTGCCCGCTGAAGACGGATCTGTGATTCTCCGACTGACAGCTGACATCTCCCAGAACCGAGACCACCACACGTACGGCTGCACGGTACAAACAGGAAGTCACAACACCACTGTCTTTTGGG ATGGGAAAACTATTGACGGCAGAAACCTTCTTGATAACTTAGGTGTGTTTTGGATAATCCTGCTAGTATTCCTTGGAGTCATCTGCGCTGTGTTAACAAGCACTGGTGTATTCCGTGCAATCCGATGTCTGCATAAATATG TGAAACCAAAGTCCAGTCCTCCTCCAAGAGCTGATCCACATCTGGCGGAGCAGTTTACCAGGATCATGGAGAGCGTTGCGTCTCCAGATCTGCAGAGCGTTATTTTTTCAGTCACACAGGGGAGGGAAGGACACGGAGAGTCCCACGAGCAGTGGGAGGTGAGAGTCATGTTAAAGGATCAAAGTTACTACGATCCAGAgttctttgcaaaaaaaattgttggGGCCCAGCGATAG